The Candidatus Limnocylindrales bacterium genome includes the window TGTCGCAAGTACCCAGACTATTCCCCAGTCAGGTTGTACTTCCTCTTCCGAGTGCGTTGAGGAAAATTCTTCTGTTAATTCTGATAACTCTGAAAGCAAAGATTTAGTCTCACCTCCTGAAACTAAGAACTTAATCTCAACCGCAGAAGCCAGCTATTTATCGACTCCTGAGGTTACTACGCAAAGTTCCGATATAGTCTTACAAAATTTTCTGATTTGTGGGGGGGTTCAAAATCGTGAGCCGGTAACTTGCGGAGACAAATTCTCCAAAGAGCAGGGGAAGGTCTACGCCTGGATGAAAGTCTCTGTGGCCAATCCTCCCACCACCCTAAAGCATATTTATTATCACAATGGCCACAAAGATAGAGAGATCAGTTTACCCATACAATATGCCAGTACCCGGACCTGGAGTTCAAAGGATATTGCCTCAGGAGGGAGTGTCGGTGAATGGACGGTAACCGTAACAAACGAAGCCGGAGAAGTACTGGCAACGAAAACCTTTATTGTTGAATAATCCTTCTTGTTTAGCCCGGAAAGGGTAAGTGAGCGAATTCCGGACTTTTCCGGGCTAAACAAGAGTAGAACCGAAGAAACGTCCTATCGGGTCTTAGTACCGTCTGCCGGGATATACTGTAATCCTTTGATTAATTTGGTAAGGGCATCGTTATAAGGAGCTGATAAGCCTAATTTTTCACTTTCTCGAACAATATAGCCGTTGAGGGAGTCGATTTCAGTTAAGCGGCCTCGTTCCAGGTGTTGAACCATGGAGACTTTATGAAACTTTTTAGCACAATACTCTTTAATGGTTCCCAGAGGATCTTTTTCTGGAAGGGTAATCCCTTTAGCCTTCACAAGGGCCAGGGCTTCCTGGATAATCTGGGTTTGAAACTCGTCCACTTCAGGAACTTCCCGGATATGACCAGGTCGAAGTCCGGTAATCGCACAAACAGCATTGATCCCACAGTTATGGACAAACTTACTCCACATGGTAGCTATAATATCCTCGACCAATACCGGCTCCATACATGCCCGGCTCATAAGCTCATTGAGGACCATGAGGCGGGGGGAGCGGGACCTGTCTAACTCACCGAGGTAAGTAGGTCCATGATTGGTGTGCAGGACTTTACCGGGTTCCAGGAGTTCTGCACTGTGAAAAGTAAGTCCAGCCATAACGCGCTCCTTACCCAGTACTTCGGTTAAAATTTCAACATTTCCCAGTCCATTTTGTAAAGTCACCGCATATCCGGAATCTTTCAGTAAAATCCTGGCCGCGTCGGCGGCATCCCTTGTAGAATATCCATTCACGCAAATAAAGGCAATATCCGCTTTGGGTACAGAGGCAGGATCAGTAGTGGCCTGAACAGGGGCTATAAACTTTCCATGCAGACCGTCCATCTCCAAACCCTTGGCCTGCATCTGTTTGACGTGCTCCTCCCAAATATCCACCATGGTAACCTGCTCTCCAACCCGTGCAAAGTTACTTCCGTAAAGACATCCCATGTTTCCTGCACCGATTACAGCAATTTGCATAGAGATCCATCCTTTTATTCCAAAGGCACAAAGATCCCCTATCTTTAGAGAGGGTCTGAAATCCTTGTACCTGAGTATGTTAAGGGCTAACCGATATTTTTATATCTTTTCTTTCTCAAAGAAGGGTAGATACGTACCATCTTCCTCTTTCGGTTAATTCGTATCTCCGTTTTGAAGTTTCAGGTGTCTGAACCACTTGTATGAGTTTCTGTTTTTCACCCATTTCCTTCAAAAGACGGTCCAAAGAGATCTTCAAATCTGAACAAGTTTCAGTAAGTTCCTTTTGAAACTCGGCTTCAGATCCTATTTTTACCCGATTGAGCAGACCGAGAAGAACACGTTCGGCTTTGGCGTAGGCGTGGTTAGGATCCTTCATGGTCTGGAAAAGATATTGCAAAGCCATTTCACCGATCTGGGAGAGCTTTTTGGCATCTTCAAGGGGGCCTCGAACGCTAACCCCCGTTTTATCCTCAGTTCCAGAATTTCGACAAAAAACCCCGGCGATTTGAACACCCTTCCGGTAAGCAGCCAGGTAAAGCGTATCTGGTTCTTCGGGAAGGGTTTTCGGTTGAATTGTTATTTCTTCTCCGTATTGGGCCTGATAACCTCGTCGGATAACCTCTGTAAGTTCCTTCCATACCTTTGTTCCCCGGGTTAATTGGGACTTATCGGTATAATACACATAGAAGGTTTTCTTAAATCCAGGACTGAAGGGATGGGACAGGGCTTCCAAATAAGCCTGTATAGAATAGAAATTGGATGGATAGAGAGATCGAAGGGCTACCAGGGTATTCATCGCACTTTTGAGACCATTACCGGCAAATACAGGGATCTGCTCTCCGGTTTTTATGCGTAAGTAACCCGGCGTTACCTGATGACCACTTTCCTCGCTTCCAATGGCAAATTTGAGCCGACCGGGTGTTAGCAACCTGGCCATAATTTCCTTGTGGAGGTCTTTAACCCCTTCACTTCCCTGACCGATCTGCTGAATGGCCGTGGCCAGCCGGCTTATAGCTTCTCCATCGACCTCTCCGGGCTTCAGTAATTGATCCAATTGAGCCTGAAAGGGAGCTACTTCCCGTTGGGGGAATCTTTTAGAAAGTAAATCCAGGTAAGCTTGAAGCCAGGTGAGTACGGCCTGAAGCAGAATCCATTTATCTCCAACTCCTGTTAGATGGGGATGGAAGCCCAATTTGCCAGCGAAAAGGGCTGCATTCAGATCACTTTCTATGGTATTTACAAACAGGGAATCCCGATAAGCTTCAGGATGCCGGGTTATCAAATATTTAGCCTGATGAAAGGCTATTTCATCTCCCGATAAAACGAGAACAGAATCTTCGATAGGGTTATATTCCAGATAGTAAAACCGATCTCCGTCTCCATCGAATACAGCCCCCGAAACCTGAGCCTTTCGGTTTAGAATATCTTGTCGTTTCCGGCGACCTGTTTCAAAAATCTTTTCAATGGCTTCGTAACAAGCAAATCTCGCAAACGGACCCTCAACCATGTCCGGGGTAATCCGAGATATCCCCTCTAAATCAACAACTCCACTGTTTACGTTAACATTCCCGTTCAATTGATGGTTGGTTTCAATGACTTCAGGAATTCCTACTCTTTTAAAGGCAGTTGCTGCAATCCCCACATAGGAACCATGAGCAGGATCGACGATGAGGGTTAATCCGTTGAAAAGAGAAGGTTCATTTTCTATCCACGTGTTGAGGGGATCGCATATAAAATCCAGAAAAACTTCCACCGCCTCTTTATGGGCATCCTCACGTTCACCGACTTCCTCTAATTTAGACAGATCTTCTTGACTTGCCTGGTAGACAGCTTCCGTTAGCCTGAGATCATCGGCAGGAAAAAGTTTAAGTCCCTGGCCGGCAAGAAAGATTTTGATTCCATTTTGATCCCTGGGATTATGGGAAGCCGTCACCACAATCCCTCCGTGGGCCTGACGGTAAAGCATATAAACGGGAACAGCCGGAGTTGGTACAATTCCCATCACCACGGCTTTACCCCGGGCTTTACGTATACCCCGAATCGCTGCCTCCGTGAAAAGTCCCTCGGGATCCCGAGGGTCCCAGCCAATCACGATTTCATCTCCTGGCTTCATGGCAGCGGTCTGGATAAGCCTTCGAACGTGGACGTAGGTATAAAGTTCCATGAACTCTTCGGTGAGAAGATTTTTTTCAAGGAAAGCTTCCAAAGGAGAGAGACCTTTTACACGGGGATCTCTTGAAAAGATAACTTCTTTTCGAATTCCATCTGTTCCCTGGAGTCTTTTTAATCTGTTTCTCATAACAATTTCTCCGACAAGCTTTAGGTACCTTTTTACGATCTAGCTTAGGCCCTGAGATCCCTGGTTGTCAAATTAAATTTAAATTGGAAGCAAACAAAGCTCTAAAACCCATGCTATATTCCCCTTGACCTTTTCTCATAAAAGTGTAGTTTCTGGAATCAGATATATTCAATCTGCCTGCAGGGGAAAGGCAGGGATATAAATAAACCCTATTCTCTTCCCTGAAGGGATTAAGAGGGAATAACATTAGGAAGTTTATCAGACTTACGGTGTAACTTATCTGTCAGGCATTTTAATACTTCATCTGGGATGTCCAGGGCGTTAAGAACAAGATACAAAGATAGAGGGGTATGTATCTTAAAATGTGGCGTTCCCGACATCTCGGTGGTTTTCTTATAACATGGATATCAGAAACGAGGTAGCTATCATCACAGGAGCATCCCGAGGTATTGGTCGAGCAACTGCCATAGCACTTTCTGAAGCCGGCTTTAAAATCGTAGCGAACTATCGGAGTCGAGATCAAGAAGCCAACGAGTTGGTTAAGAAAATCTCCTCCCGGGGGGGAGAAATAAAACTTTTTAAGGCTCCTATGGGTTCTTCTGACGAAGCCAGAAGACTTGTTCAATTTACCCTGGAGACCTTCGGACAGGTTGATGTTTTGATCAACAATGCCGGAATCACAGCTACCGGGATTCCTCTGGGGGAATTTTCAGAGGATGGTTGGGAAGAAATGCTTCGAGTGAATTTAAGTGCTCCCTTTTATCTCATCAAGGCAGTTCTACCTCACATGCGAGAACGAAAGAAAGGGAATATCATCAATCTTTCTTCCAATGTAACCCAGCGATTTCCTGCAGGCTATGGTCCTTATACCGTTTCTAAAGTTGGTTTGGATGCTCTTACCCGAATCCTATCTAAAGAGGAAGGGCCCAACGGAATTCGTGTAAATTCCATTGCTCCTGGGCCCATCGATACGGAGATGTTACAGGAATCTTTCAGAATCCTGGGACCTGAGCGAGCGGCCGCACTTATTAATGCAGTTCCACTGCGACGGAAAGGTCGCCCCGAGGAGATAGCCTCGGTTATACGCTTTTTGGTTTCTGAGGCCGCAAGCTACATCACCGGCCAGGTTATCTATGTAAATGGAGGCGGACCAACGTAGAGAAAAACAGATTTACTAACGAAGGTAAAAGGGTTAAAGGGATGACTTCCCACGTAGGTGGATTTGGATCCTACCTTCCTTTTCGTTATCTAACGCTCAGTCAGAGATTCTGACTTTTAGACGTTAGACTTTGGACAGAGATGCTTACAACTTTAGAAAAACTTCAAGAGGAGATTATTACCTGCCAGAAATGTCCACGGTTGGTCCTGCACCGGGAGCGTATTGCCAGGGAAAAAAAGCCTCAGTACCGGGATTGGAAGTACTGGGGAAAGCCCATACCGAGTTTTGGAGATCCTGATGCCCGGGTTTTGGTTGTGGGTCTGGCCCCAGCCGCTCATGGAGGAAATCGAACCGGACGGATGTTTACCGGGGATAGGAGTGGTGATTTTCTCTATCAAACCCTTTATCGGTTTGGTTTCTCCAATCAACCCACCTCAACCCATGGGGAAGACGGCTTAACCCTTTCTGACCTCTATATTACGGCGGTAGTTCGTTGTGCTCCTCCAAATAATAAACCCTTCAGGGAAGAGCTGACAAACTGTCATCCTTACTTTCTTCAAGAACTTGAACTGCTTAAGAACGTTCAAGTCGTAGTCGCACTGGGGAGAATTGCCTTTGATGCTTGCCTGAAGGCTTTCCAAAAAAGAGGAATTGTCCTCCCTCGTCCCAGGCCTGTGTTTGGGCATGGTTACGTTTATACTTTGGCCCACTCCTTTACTCTGATTGCTTCTTATCATCCCAGCCGTCAGAATACTCAAACCGGTCGTTTAACCCAGGAAATGTTCCATGCTATTTTTGAAGAGGTTCGAAGGTGTATTTAAAGATTTTTACCGTATTGGCCAATATGGGGTTAATTTCAAGATTCTTTGCTGGAATTACTTTGAATCCGGGTAACCGGATCGGCTGGTTTACAGGACTCTATCAGAGAACCCGGTATTTAAGTCCTGGTCAAAAACCCGGCCCAGGTCTGGATAGATTTTTTATACCCTTCCGGCATCTTCAGGTTTTTGACCTCCTCTAGAGTAAAACATCCGACTTCTGTATGTTCTGGACTCAGGACGATTTTAGAGAAGGGTCTGGGATAACATCCATAAGTGACAATGAGCACATCAACCCCTTCGTAGATATGATAGACCCAGCTATCCAGGATAGGTCCTGGGTCTACCACAAGTCCCAGTTCTTCTTCAATTTCCCTCTTAACGCAATCCTGAGGGGTTTCACCGGATTCTAACTTCCCTCCTGGCAGTTCCCATTCGTCACGGTCATTCTTTAAGAGAATGACCTGAGGACCCCGAAAAATAACACCTTTTACAGATACCGGGAACCGGTAAGCTTGATTGTCTTGAGGAATAGACAAAATTTTTATAAGAGAAGTCGGCAGGCGAGTACGCCTCCGCTTCCAGGTAATAAAGTTCAATTTAAATTTTCCCAGCCAGAATAGAAGTAACAGGGGAGGACCCTATCTTATAACATCGCTCCGTAAATCCAGGGGCAGAACTCATCTTCTCCAACCCCTTGCATTTCACTTTTTGTTTGCTTACCGGAGGCAACCGCGATGATCTCTTCCAGGATCATAAGGCCTACTTCTCGGACCGAAAGCCCTTCGTAAACCAAGCCGGCATTGATATCCATATCGTCCTTCATGTGGTGGTAGAGTGGGGAATTGGTGGCTACTTTAATGGAGGGTGCGAGTTTGAATCCAAATACAGATCCGCGGCCTGTGGTAAACACAACGACATTGGCTCCTCCGGCGACCATACCGGTAACCGTTACGGGATCATAACCTGGTGTATCCATGAGCACGAATCCCTTTTCGGTGATTCTCTCCCCGTAAAGGTAAACGGCATTGACCGGAGTGGAACCTCCTTTAGCGATGGCTCCCAGGGATTTTTCGAAAATGGTGGTAAGTCCTCCTCGCTTGTTACCGGGCGCAGGATTATTATCAATTTCTGCACCCCATTTCCTTGTATATTCTTCCCACCAATGAATTCGCTCTTCCAATTTTTTCGCTACTTCAACACTGCGGGCCCGTTTCATCAGCAGGTGTTCTGCTCCATACATTTCCGGTGTTTCTGCCAAGATACCGGTTCCTCCATAACGGACAATCTCATCCAGTGCAACTCCCAGTGCCGGATTGGCCGTAATTCCAGAGTTGGCGTCGCTGCCCCCGCATTTCGTTCCGAGTACAATGTGGGATACCGGTTGCTTCGTTCGTTTATATTCATTGACCCTCGGTAACAGTTCGGCTACTGCCTTCACACCCGCCTCAATGGTTTTCTGAATTCCACCTTCCTCTTGAATACTCAAAACCTTGGGTAGAGTACTTTCTCCGTTAAGTCCAATCTGAATGAGTCCCTGATTTTCAATAAGAGCCAGGGGTTGATTAACTTCACAGCCCAACCCGATAAGGATATAGGCTCCTACATTGGGATGCCGGGCCGCATTGGCCAGGGTCCTTTGAAAGATGTGATATCCCTCCCCGTTGAGGGTAGAACCACAACCACCCTGATGGGTTAAGGCAATCACACCGTCCACATTGGGATAATCCCGGGAAATATCCTGAAATCTATGAGCAATGGCTTTCGTTGTAAAAGCCGAACAATTTACGCTGGAGACCAGAGCAATATAATTTCGTGTTCCTACTCGTCCGTCGGCCCGTTTATATCCCATAAAATAACGCATTTCACTCTCGGGATAGTACTCTACGGGTTTTACCTCTGTGGCATATTCATACTGTTTTGCAAGATACTTCACACCCAGATTATGTACATGAACATGATCTCCCATTTCGATATGGGTCGTAGCATAACCAATGATCTGTCCGTATTTTCTCACGGCATCGTCTTTTTTTATAGCCCTTAAAGCTACTTTATGTCCACGGGGGATATCCTGTCTTAATCGGATGGCTTTCCCTTCGTATTCCAGAATCGTTCCGGCAGGTAAAGCTTCCATCAGAACTGCCACATCGTCAGCTTCAGGTTTCAGAATAATGGCTTTTTGCTTTAAAAGATATGTATTTGTGCTCATAGTCGAGTTTTTACTTGATGAAGATATTAGAACGTCTTTAGTCGGTCTGGTTCGGCATTATCCGAAAAGAGACTAAAGCGTTACTTTTCAAAATATAGGCCATGATAAACAAACTACTCTAAAGATATTCTAAGGGGGTATTTAGACAACCTCTTTTTTAAAGATTTCTTGGGTATGCCTGTAAACCAGATATCCATATAGAAATATAACAGGTAAAGGTTTAGCCAGGTGGTATAGAAAGTCTTCCAGCCGGGTCCAGTACATACTGGGATCATAGACACTTTCCGTGCCAGGTCTATTGAAAAAATAAAACGGTGTCGGTAAGGCCAGTAAAAGATAAACGGCTAAAACAAATAGCGAACGAGGAGGTTGATCTTTAATTTCTTTGGTTTGAAGGTACAATAAGACCAGGACGGGTAGCAGCATCACGTAATGGTGCTCCCAGACATGCTTATAAATCAGAAAATAGGTACTCATCCATAGAGCCAGATTTTCGATGACGTTCCACTTCTTTGGAAGGAAGGTCAGGATCAGAGAGGTGCCCAGGATTAAAAAAATCAGAGGCAGGGTAACGGGATAGAGGATTTGAACAGAATCGGATCCGGATAGATTTCTATAGCGGAAGAGGGTGTTATAGAGAAGGGATTGGAATCCGTGATTTCCTGAGTGAAAATTCTCTCCAAAGGTTCCTGAGAACTTAAAATTATCCAGAAATATGGGAAGATCCGATGGAAATTTGAGGAAGTAAACTGCCGAGGAGAGAACGGCGATGAGAAAAACCCCGACGATGGGGAGAATTTTCTTCATTCTCAGCAGGAGAGGTCCGAGCAGTAGGGTATTAAGTTTTAGCAAGGCACTGGCCATCCAGGCCATATCGAAAAGAGAGGATATGCCTATCCAATAGGCATATCCCATGAGGAAAATAAAAGTACCCATCAGAAAAGAGAACTGACCCATATAAAGTTCAAGGTAGTAGGGAGAAAAGGCCAACCAAAGAGTTGTGGCGAGGATGGCCGTGTTTCGATCGGGGCTTATTTTCCAGGTCAGGAGAATATTTAAACCCAATAACATCTCGTAGAAAACAATCCACAGATAATAGGCAGGGAAGGGCTTCAATAACGTCAATACCATGCCCAGAGTGTAGGCTGTAAGGGGGAGATATCGGAATGGATAAAAGTACGGAACGACCAGATCTCCCTGTTTGATTTCGACTTCCATTTTATCGTAAAGGCTGGTTCCGTTCCGGGCATTGTGTCCGGCCTGATAGAGGGCAAAAAAGTCTGCTCCAGGTCCATAGGTATGGTTGGGATCATGGAAGAAGGGATTCCAGAAGCCCCATTTCAGAGAGAGCAAGAACGAAAGGTGAAGGAATAACGCTCCATAGAGGATCAGGGATTGGGAGGAAAGCCAGATTTTTTTTTCTTTCATTTTCCTTCGTTCTCAGATAGAACCCTTATAGAATTGATCTAAAGAACCCCCCCTGGAACCTTTCTCTGGAGTGGATGAGAAAGTTCAACTGGGAGCCCCTGTCTTCCTGGAAACTTTCCTTCAACTCCCTCGAAGCAAGATTTCCATGGGGTTCTATCCAAGAACGAATTTATTTTGATAGCTCTATAGACCCTTAATAATTAACGGAACGTTATTTT containing:
- a CDS encoding DUF2914 domain-containing protein, with product TGYEARKLGYKGLVAGKTGTTSDFKDGWFMGYTPEYLTLVWVGYDQGESIGLTGSQAALPIWVEFMSQVDTKKDSKTFKTPSRKTPLVASTQTIPQSGCTSSSECVEENSSVNSDNSESKDLVSPPETKNLISTAEASYLSTPEVTTQSSDIVLQNFLICGGVQNREPVTCGDKFSKEQGKVYAWMKVSVANPPTTLKHIYYHNGHKDREISLPIQYASTRTWSSKDIASGGSVGEWTVTVTNEAGEVLATKTFIVE
- a CDS encoding 2-dehydropantoate 2-reductase, producing the protein MQIAVIGAGNMGCLYGSNFARVGEQVTMVDIWEEHVKQMQAKGLEMDGLHGKFIAPVQATTDPASVPKADIAFICVNGYSTRDAADAARILLKDSGYAVTLQNGLGNVEILTEVLGKERVMAGLTFHSAELLEPGKVLHTNHGPTYLGELDRSRSPRLMVLNELMSRACMEPVLVEDIIATMWSKFVHNCGINAVCAITGLRPGHIREVPEVDEFQTQIIQEALALVKAKGITLPEKDPLGTIKEYCAKKFHKVSMVQHLERGRLTEIDSLNGYIVRESEKLGLSAPYNDALTKLIKGLQYIPADGTKTR
- a CDS encoding 3-oxoacyl-ACP reductase family protein, with the translated sequence MDIRNEVAIITGASRGIGRATAIALSEAGFKIVANYRSRDQEANELVKKISSRGGEIKLFKAPMGSSDEARRLVQFTLETFGQVDVLINNAGITATGIPLGEFSEDGWEEMLRVNLSAPFYLIKAVLPHMRERKKGNIINLSSNVTQRFPAGYGPYTVSKVGLDALTRILSKEEGPNGIRVNSIAPGPIDTEMLQESFRILGPERAAALINAVPLRRKGRPEEIASVIRFLVSEAASYITGQVIYVNGGGPT
- a CDS encoding uracil-DNA glycosylase, which gives rise to MLTTLEKLQEEIITCQKCPRLVLHRERIAREKKPQYRDWKYWGKPIPSFGDPDARVLVVGLAPAAHGGNRTGRMFTGDRSGDFLYQTLYRFGFSNQPTSTHGEDGLTLSDLYITAVVRCAPPNNKPFREELTNCHPYFLQELELLKNVQVVVALGRIAFDACLKAFQKRGIVLPRPRPVFGHGYVYTLAHSFTLIASYHPSRQNTQTGRLTQEMFHAIFEEVRRCI
- a CDS encoding NUDIX domain-containing protein; the protein is MNFITWKRRRTRLPTSLIKILSIPQDNQAYRFPVSVKGVIFRGPQVILLKNDRDEWELPGGKLESGETPQDCVKREIEEELGLVVDPGPILDSWVYHIYEGVDVLIVTYGCYPRPFSKIVLSPEHTEVGCFTLEEVKNLKMPEGYKKSIQTWAGFLTRT
- a CDS encoding altronate dehydratase family protein, whose amino-acid sequence is MSTNTYLLKQKAIILKPEADDVAVLMEALPAGTILEYEGKAIRLRQDIPRGHKVALRAIKKDDAVRKYGQIIGYATTHIEMGDHVHVHNLGVKYLAKQYEYATEVKPVEYYPESEMRYFMGYKRADGRVGTRNYIALVSSVNCSAFTTKAIAHRFQDISRDYPNVDGVIALTHQGGCGSTLNGEGYHIFQRTLANAARHPNVGAYILIGLGCEVNQPLALIENQGLIQIGLNGESTLPKVLSIQEEGGIQKTIEAGVKAVAELLPRVNEYKRTKQPVSHIVLGTKCGGSDANSGITANPALGVALDEIVRYGGTGILAETPEMYGAEHLLMKRARSVEVAKKLEERIHWWEEYTRKWGAEIDNNPAPGNKRGGLTTIFEKSLGAIAKGGSTPVNAVYLYGERITEKGFVLMDTPGYDPVTVTGMVAGGANVVVFTTGRGSVFGFKLAPSIKVATNSPLYHHMKDDMDINAGLVYEGLSVREVGLMILEEIIAVASGKQTKSEMQGVGEDEFCPWIYGAML